In Zobellia roscoffensis, the following are encoded in one genomic region:
- a CDS encoding right-handed parallel beta-helix repeat-containing protein: MSNAIVAIFFCAISVKCKKNSVQKNRVSIFFSQENSSDATPVVLEEILKASQYPISEIKFEPGTYHFYPDKALEKFVHISNHNDVLVRTAMPISGMKNLTIDGQGAKFVFHGVMIPFLMENSSNITVKNLSIDWAVPFHSEALVVASDEKNRTFDIKISEEYPYEIRNGNLVFVKEYYEHSLGQTILYDPKRKAIAFDTESYTDLTYISRKAVQYNSEKIKYKYKTDPRDYPQNRIGVEQRLRAEQLEPGLVRIFNHGKKMPPVGYILTSKGEQSANRLAPAFRLVDIHGFKGENLIVHHAGGMGFIAENSSNILLDDFNVIPSSNRMVSTTADATHFVGCSGVVELRNCTFKNQLDDAMNVHGSYQEIVDVLDDYRLGVRMGHFQQKGFSIGKEGDKIGLVRLSDSFFPYDRRTIKKTQSINGRYHIISFTEKLPKNLAVGDLIENLNGYPEVLVENCTISNNRARGLLISNPVKTVVDNNYFSTEMEAILVPVESSHWFESGNAANLTIKNNVFKDCQHSGFDRGVIRFVTDDDNDNIAFKNIQITGNTFDQFDNLILEISNTDGLSFTGNTITSSNNFKKLHPKNPAIKLKSSKNITFQGNTYKGDAQRIVEAKGDMSEIQFN; the protein is encoded by the coding sequence TTGAGTAACGCTATAGTTGCGATATTTTTCTGTGCAATATCTGTAAAATGTAAGAAAAATTCAGTTCAAAAAAATCGGGTATCTATTTTTTTTTCACAAGAAAATAGTAGTGATGCAACACCTGTTGTATTAGAGGAAATCTTAAAGGCCTCTCAGTACCCCATATCCGAAATAAAATTTGAACCAGGTACGTACCATTTCTATCCAGATAAGGCTTTAGAGAAATTTGTGCATATATCCAATCATAACGATGTACTGGTGCGTACGGCAATGCCTATATCAGGAATGAAAAATTTAACCATAGATGGCCAAGGTGCTAAGTTTGTTTTTCATGGTGTCATGATTCCTTTCCTCATGGAGAACAGCAGCAATATTACAGTTAAAAACCTGAGTATAGATTGGGCAGTACCGTTTCATAGTGAAGCCTTAGTCGTAGCCAGTGACGAGAAGAATAGAACTTTTGATATTAAAATATCCGAAGAATATCCATATGAAATACGGAACGGAAATTTAGTTTTTGTAAAAGAATACTACGAACATAGCTTGGGGCAGACTATACTTTATGACCCCAAGAGAAAGGCAATAGCTTTTGATACGGAATCTTATACCGATCTAACATATATATCTAGGAAAGCGGTACAGTATAATTCCGAAAAAATTAAATACAAGTATAAAACAGACCCTAGGGATTATCCTCAGAACAGGATTGGGGTTGAACAACGGTTGAGAGCCGAACAACTAGAGCCAGGACTGGTAAGAATCTTTAACCATGGAAAAAAAATGCCTCCTGTGGGCTATATCCTTACATCTAAGGGAGAACAGAGCGCCAATAGGCTTGCACCAGCATTTAGACTGGTTGATATTCATGGTTTTAAAGGTGAAAATTTAATTGTTCACCACGCCGGAGGAATGGGGTTTATTGCTGAAAACTCATCAAATATTCTCTTAGACGACTTTAACGTGATTCCCTCAAGTAATAGAATGGTTTCAACTACTGCAGATGCTACTCATTTTGTGGGTTGTAGCGGAGTTGTGGAATTGAGAAATTGCACCTTTAAAAATCAGTTGGACGATGCCATGAATGTTCACGGTAGCTACCAAGAGATTGTAGATGTTTTGGATGATTACCGATTGGGTGTCCGCATGGGCCATTTTCAACAGAAAGGTTTTAGTATAGGCAAAGAGGGAGACAAAATAGGATTGGTAAGACTGTCTGATTCATTTTTCCCTTATGACCGTAGAACCATAAAAAAGACCCAATCTATTAATGGTAGATACCATATTATCAGTTTTACAGAAAAACTTCCGAAAAACCTTGCTGTAGGTGACCTGATAGAAAATTTAAACGGATATCCTGAAGTACTGGTAGAAAATTGCACTATAAGCAACAACCGTGCAAGGGGTTTGTTGATTTCTAATCCAGTGAAAACGGTGGTAGACAACAATTACTTTAGTACAGAAATGGAGGCAATTTTAGTGCCGGTAGAAAGTAGCCACTGGTTTGAATCTGGCAATGCCGCTAACCTGACCATAAAAAACAATGTCTTTAAAGATTGTCAGCATAGTGGTTTTGATAGAGGAGTTATTCGCTTTGTAACCGATGATGATAATGACAATATTGCTTTTAAAAACATTCAAATAACGGGAAATACTTTCGACCAATTTGATAACCTCATCCTAGAAATCTCAAATACGGACGGGCTGAGTTTTACAGGAAACACTATTACCTCTTCTAATAATTTTAAGAAGCTCCACCCAAAGAACCCAGCAATAAAACTAAAATCATCCAAAAACATCACATTTCAAGGAAACACTTATAAAGGTGATGCCCAAAGAATTGTTGAAGCCAAGGGTGATATGTCTGAAATTCAATTCAATTAA
- a CDS encoding hybrid sensor histidine kinase/response regulator transcription factor, with protein MLNRLLCSILIICSLYVVNGQKNKLNYSQQFTISEGMEHNGITSILQDSRGYIWFGTYDGLNHYNGYEFKIFKNRLNKSKDILASNRIRTIAEDRNGNLWIGTDEGISLYNYQNERFSNIYTHHKNASIRSGPIVRKIVFNKYNEWVICLTEESGILIFKEDGSFIKQLAPLHDNSVRNLPFYDGVHLESDNYLFASSYGLLLFNLKTKKFKKVLPNKVTYSSAIIKANENTFLTTFNHGLGVIHMEKQGDDFLFSLKKRELNEETFTCLGIDKQNNLWLGTKNDGMLHINSADAFISNLSYEKSYYRTGADLIRTSSLLITEQNGCWFGTFNKGVFQFKLQPAPFNYYNTKMNYPNGMWSNEIIQIEALDSKRAFLTANSGGIALLNTESQKFEPIPFPISSKQEESGVQISVDSDKNILLKYTGTKGITKISPTGKLLTTINSDLIPSLGLYRLPHIILKDKQANLWIGDKSGLYKIVFDKNQNIEEIESLNTNPLLKGKPITMIRSLYFDEIYNYAWVGTDTEGLLRLDLTTEKSLKKVPIQHYINHRQDTTSLPSNFVSCIKRIPNGELWLGTEGGGIVKVENSHKTPKFISFSEKQGLSNNVVKNFLWDHSNNLWVSTNVGLNKFCATDQSFRKFTIKDGLPFEDFNYGAVVLDNGQFIFSGINGFCYFNPNHLPNDEPLPKLEFASLSLFNSNISPGDSINGRILLNKRLGETQTIDLKYNEDVFSVEVNALHYSNAKSHYLKYKLSPINEEWILTPSDQKKIAYNGLQPGSYELKVMASNTLNKWTPQKTLQINISPPFWKTNLAILLYVLALVAIVYIILIIKLKMQSMHHAIEIDKIEIDNVKKLNASKLRFFSNISHEIKTPLTLINGPLEILYDRYASDPDSFKKFKLVQRQTNKISGLLDQVLDFQKSEAQVLKLTYTVFDFDSFIKELLTDYELMAESEQKTLLLEKENVSEVYVKADKDKLEKILNNILNNAFKFTRKADTIRFSYKCKNNNLLITLRDTGQGIKKDDVEHIFKRFYQSQHKQIEYIGGSGIGLSFSKRLVEMHYGQIWAASELGTGTDINISLPVIHEKTEVDIEEQKVKMILNAEKKAEANLIETNFSKLLNDAILDADKQFENSSVFLVEDNIEMKMFISEVLSKFFIVTTFSNGKECLEAMKEVWPDIIISDLLMPLINGLQLCKTVKSDIKTSHIPVILLTACTTMNEQIQGVQDGADAYIKKPFNTAHLIASVESLLQNRKQLRERFQMNMPLVLAPNKTSKDNAIFMEKLYELMDDNLDNANLDFNQIAKNLYINRTQFYQKVKSITNQTPMELMKDYRIKKAADLLRKNNYSVSEVCLMVGFKSRTHFTNLFKKMYKTTPGKYAVKQDV; from the coding sequence ATGTTGAATCGATTACTTTGCTCTATACTAATAATTTGCTCCCTTTATGTAGTTAATGGACAAAAGAATAAACTGAACTATTCCCAGCAGTTTACAATTTCAGAAGGAATGGAGCATAACGGGATTACCTCAATACTCCAAGATTCTAGAGGCTACATTTGGTTTGGAACATATGACGGTCTCAATCATTATAACGGATATGAATTTAAAATTTTTAAAAACCGATTAAACAAATCCAAAGATATACTAGCGAGTAACCGTATAAGAACTATTGCGGAAGATAGAAACGGTAATTTATGGATAGGTACGGATGAAGGCATTTCACTATATAATTATCAAAACGAACGTTTTTCAAATATCTATACACATCACAAGAATGCGTCAATTCGCTCAGGGCCAATTGTACGTAAAATTGTTTTCAACAAATATAACGAATGGGTCATTTGTTTAACTGAAGAGTCTGGAATACTCATTTTTAAGGAAGATGGTAGTTTTATTAAACAACTGGCACCACTACATGACAATTCAGTTAGAAACCTCCCTTTCTATGACGGAGTACATCTTGAGAGTGATAATTATCTATTTGCATCCTCCTACGGACTATTGCTCTTTAATCTCAAAACTAAAAAATTCAAAAAAGTTTTACCTAATAAAGTAACCTATTCCAGTGCTATCATAAAAGCGAATGAAAACACATTTTTGACCACGTTCAATCATGGGCTGGGTGTAATCCATATGGAAAAGCAAGGTGATGATTTTCTTTTTAGTCTTAAGAAAAGAGAATTAAATGAAGAAACCTTTACTTGTTTGGGTATTGATAAACAAAACAATTTATGGTTAGGCACCAAAAATGACGGTATGCTTCATATAAATAGTGCGGATGCATTTATAAGCAATCTTTCTTACGAGAAATCCTATTATAGAACAGGAGCGGATTTAATACGCACCAGTTCCTTATTAATAACCGAACAGAATGGATGTTGGTTCGGAACATTCAACAAAGGTGTTTTTCAATTTAAGCTTCAACCCGCACCTTTCAATTACTATAATACCAAAATGAATTATCCCAATGGGATGTGGTCCAATGAAATTATACAAATTGAAGCATTAGACAGTAAAAGGGCTTTTTTAACTGCCAATAGCGGTGGTATTGCTTTATTGAATACCGAATCTCAGAAATTTGAACCAATCCCTTTTCCTATCTCATCAAAACAGGAAGAAAGCGGTGTGCAGATTTCCGTAGACAGTGATAAGAATATTTTGCTAAAGTATACCGGAACAAAAGGTATTACCAAGATCTCACCAACGGGTAAACTATTAACTACAATAAACTCTGATTTAATACCTTCTTTGGGCTTGTACCGATTACCGCACATCATACTAAAGGACAAACAAGCAAATTTATGGATCGGAGACAAAAGTGGGCTATATAAAATAGTATTTGATAAAAACCAAAACATAGAAGAGATAGAATCTCTCAATACCAATCCTTTACTAAAGGGCAAGCCTATTACTATGATACGGAGTCTTTATTTTGATGAAATATATAATTACGCATGGGTAGGCACAGACACCGAGGGACTATTGAGATTAGATTTGACCACAGAGAAATCACTTAAAAAAGTACCTATACAACACTATATTAACCATAGACAGGATACCACCTCATTACCGAGCAATTTTGTTAGCTGTATTAAACGTATACCTAATGGGGAGTTGTGGTTAGGTACTGAAGGTGGCGGTATAGTCAAAGTAGAAAACAGTCACAAAACACCTAAATTCATATCGTTTTCTGAAAAACAGGGACTGTCCAATAATGTGGTTAAAAATTTTCTGTGGGACCATAGTAATAATCTGTGGGTCTCTACAAATGTGGGGCTTAACAAATTTTGTGCTACGGATCAAAGCTTTAGAAAGTTCACTATAAAAGACGGGTTACCTTTTGAGGATTTTAACTATGGTGCCGTGGTTCTTGACAACGGACAGTTTATTTTTTCCGGTATTAACGGGTTTTGTTACTTTAACCCAAATCACCTACCTAATGACGAACCATTGCCCAAATTAGAGTTTGCATCGCTAAGCTTGTTTAATTCTAATATATCACCGGGAGATTCTATAAACGGACGAATATTACTCAATAAAAGGCTGGGTGAAACGCAGACCATAGACCTAAAATACAATGAAGATGTATTTTCAGTTGAAGTAAACGCATTGCATTATTCAAATGCTAAAAGTCATTATTTAAAATATAAACTCTCTCCAATTAATGAAGAATGGATATTGACCCCATCAGACCAAAAAAAAATAGCTTACAATGGTTTACAACCAGGGTCGTATGAGCTAAAGGTAATGGCTTCTAACACGCTTAACAAGTGGACTCCTCAAAAAACACTTCAGATTAATATTTCTCCTCCATTTTGGAAAACAAACTTGGCAATTCTACTTTATGTTCTTGCCCTAGTAGCTATAGTTTACATTATTTTAATTATAAAATTGAAAATGCAATCCATGCATCACGCAATAGAAATAGATAAAATAGAAATTGACAATGTTAAAAAGTTAAATGCTTCAAAACTTCGGTTTTTTTCTAATATTTCCCATGAAATAAAAACGCCTTTAACCTTAATTAATGGTCCCTTGGAAATACTATATGACCGTTATGCCAGCGACCCTGATTCGTTTAAAAAATTTAAGCTTGTTCAACGTCAAACAAACAAAATATCTGGATTACTTGATCAGGTATTGGATTTCCAAAAGTCAGAAGCTCAAGTTCTAAAACTTACATATACCGTATTTGATTTTGATTCGTTCATTAAAGAGTTGTTGACCGATTATGAGCTCATGGCCGAAAGTGAACAAAAAACACTATTGCTTGAGAAAGAAAACGTATCCGAAGTATATGTTAAAGCAGATAAGGACAAACTAGAAAAAATCCTAAACAATATTCTAAACAATGCTTTTAAATTTACTAGAAAAGCAGACACTATAAGGTTCTCTTATAAATGCAAAAACAACAATCTACTTATTACCCTTCGTGACACTGGGCAAGGCATAAAAAAAGATGATGTTGAACATATATTTAAACGGTTCTACCAATCGCAACATAAACAGATTGAATATATTGGAGGATCCGGAATTGGCCTTTCATTTTCTAAAAGACTTGTAGAGATGCACTATGGACAAATATGGGCCGCTAGTGAATTAGGTACTGGAACTGATATAAATATTTCGTTACCTGTAATTCATGAAAAAACCGAAGTGGATATTGAAGAACAAAAAGTTAAAATGATTCTAAACGCCGAAAAAAAAGCTGAAGCGAATCTTATTGAAACAAACTTCTCTAAACTCTTAAATGATGCAATTCTTGATGCAGACAAACAATTTGAAAATTCCAGTGTTTTTCTAGTAGAAGATAATATTGAAATGAAAATGTTTATCTCTGAGGTCCTTTCCAAATTCTTTATAGTCACTACTTTTTCAAACGGAAAAGAATGTCTTGAAGCCATGAAAGAGGTATGGCCAGATATTATAATAAGTGATCTTTTAATGCCTTTAATTAACGGATTACAATTATGTAAAACCGTTAAATCAGATATTAAAACCAGTCATATTCCAGTTATATTACTAACGGCTTGCACTACAATGAACGAACAGATACAAGGCGTTCAAGATGGAGCCGATGCTTACATTAAAAAACCGTTTAATACCGCACATTTGATAGCATCTGTAGAATCTTTATTACAAAATAGAAAACAATTAAGAGAGAGGTTTCAAATGAATATGCCATTAGTCTTAGCACCAAACAAAACAAGTAAGGACAATGCCATATTTATGGAGAAACTATATGAACTTATGGATGACAACCTGGATAATGCAAATTTAGATTTTAACCAAATTGCTAAAAACCTATACATAAACCGAACTCAATTTTATCAAAAAGTCAAATCCATAACCAATCAAACACCAATGGAATTGATGAAAGATTATAGAATAAAAAAGGCTGCAGACTTACTAAGAAAAAACAATTATTCAGTTAGCGAGGTATGTTTAATGGTTGGATTTAAAAGTAGAACCCACTTCACCAACCTTTTTAAAAAAATGTATAAGACCACACCTGGAAAATATGCTGTAAAGCAAGATGTGTAG
- a CDS encoding LamG domain-containing protein — MNSIKIGTVILSLICLSCKSEPQEEPEPQQIEQKLQNEEELTLTEGIEEGNETDNVNNNIVYDFTGKTPPQAPEGMEWKLIDELTDEFESNDLNTSKWTKSLWNYGVPVQMIEENSGVVDGNLWIKATLDDDNERWFQSSRVMSIEQINYPVFTVSRIKNAHISAYNTFWLNNGNISNRNEIDVIENNSNPSCDCQPDFPWQMNAQYFHVVNDDTKRNKGNYDNRKLSDGNPLKGVPWNEEYHTFGVWWKDATHIQFYLDGEPAGSVVSAREFTRNLNIIWDLWTVDADWLGGLAQKEHLSDSTLNTMKVDWIHTYKLVHK; from the coding sequence ATGAATTCTATAAAAATAGGAACCGTAATTCTCAGTCTTATATGCCTTTCCTGTAAGAGTGAACCCCAAGAAGAGCCTGAGCCACAACAAATAGAACAAAAATTACAGAATGAAGAAGAGCTAACACTTACAGAAGGTATTGAAGAGGGAAATGAGACGGACAATGTAAATAATAATATCGTATATGATTTTACCGGAAAAACACCACCACAAGCGCCAGAAGGAATGGAGTGGAAGCTCATTGATGAACTGACCGATGAATTTGAGAGTAACGATTTAAACACGTCTAAATGGACAAAATCATTATGGAACTATGGAGTTCCTGTCCAAATGATAGAGGAAAATTCAGGAGTTGTAGATGGTAATCTCTGGATAAAAGCAACCCTGGACGATGATAATGAACGTTGGTTTCAAAGTTCTCGAGTAATGTCCATAGAACAAATTAATTATCCGGTATTTACGGTTAGTCGTATTAAAAATGCACATATATCTGCTTACAATACTTTTTGGTTGAATAATGGTAATATCTCTAACCGAAATGAAATTGATGTTATAGAGAATAACTCAAACCCGTCTTGCGACTGTCAGCCAGATTTTCCATGGCAAATGAACGCACAATACTTTCATGTGGTAAATGATGATACCAAGCGCAACAAAGGCAATTATGATAATCGTAAGTTATCAGATGGAAATCCGCTAAAAGGAGTGCCTTGGAATGAAGAATACCACACTTTTGGAGTATGGTGGAAAGATGCAACCCACATTCAGTTTTATTTAGATGGAGAACCTGCTGGAAGTGTGGTTTCTGCGAGAGAATTTACAAGAAACTTAAATATCATATGGGACCTGTGGACCGTAGATGCCGATTGGTTGGGCGGTTTGGCACAAAAAGAACATTTATCAGATAGTACATTGAATACCATGAAAGTAGATTGGATACATACCTACAAGTTGGTACATAAATAG